One genomic segment of Impatiens glandulifera chromosome 6, dImpGla2.1, whole genome shotgun sequence includes these proteins:
- the LOC124943807 gene encoding aspartic proteinase CDR1-like, which translates to MYSMEIYVGTPPAKQAVMVDTGSDITWIQCRSCVNCFEQNQPIFNPDQSSSFKRLRCDSNECLKLGSKRVCTQPNLNCKYGLAYTGGSRSNGELVKETYIIGRTSIPNIAHGCGYNNIGTYDVKSTGMIGLGDGPLSFITQTKHLIGGMFSYCLVSEFGSNQNAKSMISFGNNAAMNENQHGVMSTPLTKKSDSPHYYLTLRSISVGSKLIPMRRESGNIMIDTSAIFSYLPSHVIQKLMDAIREETNEPPLDIPNPNELCFDIDANVPIITFHFSNSASVVLSKMNAFSIIRDILCFDIKKDDDLSVFGSQAQTDFLIGYNIPRKKVYFKPTDCSRHVITP; encoded by the coding sequence ATGTACTCCATGGAGATTTACGTTGGCACACCGCCTGCCAAGCAGGCGGTGATGGTGGACACCGGGTCCGACATCACATGGATTCAGTGTCGCTCATGTGTGAATTGTTTCGAGCAAAATCAACCCATATTTAATCCCGATCAATCATCGTCGTTTAAAAGATTGAGATGTGATTCAAATGAGTGTCTTAAATTAGGATCCAAACGTGTTTGTACTCAAcctaatttaaattgtaaatatggTTTAGCCTACACTGGAGGTTCAAGAAGCAATGGAGAACTAGTCAAGGAAACTTATATAATTGGCCGCACTTCCATCCCAAACATTGCTCATGGGTGCGGGTATAACAACATAGGGACATATGATGTGAAGAGCACCGGTATGATCGGTCTTGGAGATGGGCCTCTATCATTCATTACTCAGACTAAACATTTGATTGGTGGAATGTTTTCATACTGCCTAGTATCTGAGTTCGGTTCAAACCAAAATGCAAAGAGTATGATTAGCTTTGGAAATAATGCAGCCATGAATGAGAATCAGCATGGAGTTATGTCTACCCCTTTGACGAAAAAGAGTGACAGCCCACATTATTATCTCACATTGAGATCAATCAGTGTAGGATCTAAATTAATTCCAATGAGAAGAGAATCTGGTAACATCATGATTGACACAAGTGCTATTTTCAGCTATTTGCCCTCGCATGTGATACAAAAATTGATGGATGCCATAAGAGAAGAGACTAATGAGCCACCATTAGATATTCCTAATCCTAATGAACTTTGCTTTGATATTGACGCCAATGTTCCTATTATCACCTTTCATTTTTCGAATAGCGCTAGCGTAGTGTTGTCAAAGATGAATGCTTTTTCTATAATTAGAGATATATTGtgttttgatattaaaaaagaCGATGATTTATCAGTATTTGGGAGCCAGGCACAAACGGATTTCTTGATTGGATATAATATTCCTCGAAAGAAGGTCTATTTCAAACCAACTGATTGTTCGAGACATGTTATAACACCATAG
- the LOC124943806 gene encoding aspartic proteinase CDR1-like, producing the protein MEIYVGTPPAKQAVMVDTGSDITWIQCRPCVNCFEQNQPIFNPDQSSSFKRLRCDSNECLKLGSKRVCTQPNLNCKYGLAYTGGSRSNGELVKETYIIGRTSIPNIAHGCGYNNIGTYDVKSTGMIGLGDGPLSFITQTKHLIGGMFSYCLVSEFGSNQNAKSMISFGNNAAMNENQHGVMSTPLTKKSDSPHYYLTLRSISVGSKLIPMRRESGNIMIDTSAIFSYLPSHVIQKLMDAIREETNEPPIDDPNPNELCFDMEANVPIITFHFSNSASVALSKMNAFSIIRDILCFDIKKDDELSVFGSQAQTDFLIGYNIPRKKVYFKPTDCSRHVITPYSSDDYNKI; encoded by the coding sequence ATGGAGATTTACGTTGGCACACCGCCTGCCAAGCAGGCGGTGATGGTGGACACCGGGTCCGACATCACATGGATTCAGTGTCGCCCATGTGTGAATTGTTTCGAGCAAAATCAACCCATATTTAATCCCGATCAATCATCGTCGTTTAAAAGATTGAGATGTGATTCAAATGAGTGTCTTAAATTAGGATCCAAACGTGTTTGTACTCAAcctaatttaaattgtaaatatggTTTAGCCTACACTGGAGGTTCAAGAAGCAATGGAGAACTAGTCAAGGAAACTTATATAATTGGCCGCACTTCCATCCCAAACATTGCTCATGGGTGCGGGTATAACAACATAGGGACATATGATGTGAAGAGCACCGGTATGATCGGTCTTGGAGATGGGCCTCTATCATTCATTACTCAGACTAAACATTTGATTGGTGGAATGTTTTCATACTGCCTAGTATCTGAGTTCGGTTCAAACCAAAATGCAAAGAGTATGATTAGCTTTGGAAATAATGCAGCCATGAATGAGAATCAGCATGGAGTTATGTCTACCCCTTTGACGAAAAAGAGTGACAGCCCACATTATTATCTCACATTGAGATCAATCAGTGTAGGATCTAAATTAATTCCAATGAGAAGAGAATCTGGTAACATCATGATTGACACAAGTGCTATTTTCAGCTATTTGCCCTCGCATGTGATACAAAAATTGATGGATGCCATAAGAGAAGAGACTAATGAGCCACCAATAGATGATCCTAATCCTAATGAACTTTGCTTTGATATGGAGGCCAATGTTCCTATTATCACCTTTCATTTTTCGAATAGCGCTAGCGTAGCGTTGTCAAAGATGAATGCTTTTTCTATAATCAGAGATATATTGtgttttgatattaaaaaagaCGATGAACTATCAGTATTTGGGAGCCAGGCACAAACGGATTTCTTGATTGGATATAATATTCCTCGAAAGAAGGTCTATTTCAAACCAACTGATTGTTCAAGACATGTTATAACACCATATAGTTCAGATGACTACAATAAAAtctaa
- the LOC124941932 gene encoding 60S ribosomal export protein NMD3-like has translation MSMESAMFTVQKTVCNVLCCKCGISMIPNAANMCVKCLRSEVDITEGLQKHVIIIHCPECDSYLQPPRTWVKTQLESKELLTFCVKRLKNINKIRLVNADFIWTEPHSKRIKVKLTVQKEVLNGAILEQSYVVEFVVQDHMCESCSRVQANPDQWVAAVQLRQHVSHRRSFFFLEQLILKHDAAVKSIRVIQLDKGMDFFFGNRSHAVKFIEFLRKVVPIKSRDDKQLVSQDQKSNTYHYKYTFSVEICPICREDLICLPSKVSNSLGNLGPMVICIKVSNTISLLDPISLRHCFLDADQYWRVGFKSLLTSQQLVQYVVLDIEVISSEVSIAGSKYLMADAQVARVSDFGRNDTIFNIRTHLGHLLNPGDYALGYDLYGANSNDMELDKYRGGLVVPEVILVKKCYQEKRLRKHGKKVRSWKLKSLNMEIDPNARGLRGEEEKRDSEYESFLRDLEENPDLRFNISLYRNKEYQMSEMGSVTDGEDVPSVPLDELLADLELNDDHDDDGNMTE, from the coding sequence ATGTCCATGGAATCAGCCATGTTCACCGTCCAGAAAACAGTCTGTAATGTTCTCTGTTGTAAATGTGGTATCTCAATGATCCCTAATGCTGCCAACATGTGTGTGAAGTGTCTTCGATCAGAAGTTGATATCACAGAAGGCTTACAAAAGCATGTGATTATCATACACTGCCCTGAATGCGATAGTTATTTACAGCCACCAAGGACATGGGTTAAAACCCAATTGGAATCTAAGGAACTTCTAACCTTCTGCGTAAAGAGActgaagaatataaacaaaatcaGGCTGGTAAATGCGGATTTTATCTGGACAGAGCCTCACTCGAAGAGGATAAAAGTGAAACTCACTGTTCAGAAAGAAGTCCTTAACGGGGCTATACTTGAGCAATCTTATGTAGTCGAGTTTGTAGTTCAAGATCACATGTGTGAATCTTGTTCCAGAGTTCAAGCGAATCCTGACCAGTGGGTGGCCGCAGTCCAATTAAGGCAACACGTCTCTCATAGACGATCATTCTTCTTTCTTGAGCAGCTTATACTCAAGCACGATGCTGCAGTCAAATCCATAAGAGTTATCCAGTTGGATAAGGGAATGGATTTCTTCTTTGGTAACAGGAGTCACGCTGTGAAATTCATCGAGTTTCTAAGGAAGGTTGTTCCGATCAAAAGTCGCGACGATAAACAACTTGTCTCTCAAGACCAAAAGAGCAATACTTACCATTACAAATACACTTTTTCAGTCGAGATATGCCCAATCTGTCGCGAAGATCTCATCTGTCTACCTTCGAAAGTTTCAAACAGCTTGGGAAATCTCGGACCAATGGTAATTTGCATTAAAGTTAGCAACACTATATCCCTTTTGGACCCTATTAGCCTCAGACACTGTTTTCTAGACGCCGATCAGTATTGGCGAGTCGGATTCAAATCACTACTTACAAGTCAGCAGCTCGTTCAGTATGTTGTTCTAGATATTGAGGTAATCTCCTCAGAAGTTAGCATTGCTGGTTCCAAGTACTTAATGGCTGATGCCCAAGTTGCTCGAGTGTCGGATTTTGGTAGAAATGATACAATATTTAACATAAGAACTCATTTGGGCCATTTGTTGAATCCGGGAGACTATGCTCTTGGATATGACTTATATGGTGCTAATAGTAATGATATGGAGCTTGATAAGTATAGAGGAGGTCTTGTTGTTCCTGAAGTGATCTTAGTGAAGAAGTGTTATCAAGAGAAACGGCTGAGGAAACATGGAAAGAAGGTGCGGTCTTGGAAGCTGAAATCTTTGAATATGGAAATTGATCCTAATGCTAGAGGACTTagaggagaagaagagaagaggGATTCTGAATATGAAAGTTTCTTGAGGGATTTGGAGGAGAATCCTGATTTGAGGTTTAATATATCTTTATATAGGAATAAGGAATATCAGATGTCTGAAATGGGATCTGTAACTGATGGAGAGGATGTGCCTTCTGTGCCTTTGGATGAACTGCTGGCTGATCTTGAACTAAatgatgatcatgatgatgatggtaACATGACTGAGTAA